One window of Trichoderma breve strain T069 chromosome 3, whole genome shotgun sequence genomic DNA carries:
- a CDS encoding rasGEF domain-containing protein, which produces MDGVVGTAPPGSMYVRALYDYEADDRTSLSFHEGDIIQVITQLESGWWDGVINGVRGWFPSNYCQAITSPDEFPDMGQNGHVNHHMEDEMEENELYEDSADQDEDSEGEGFGSLPLEGTDMGGDKSRADFWIPQATPDGRLFYYNMMTGDRSMELPLESPVSSAETGPRDRMNVAMPEKTRPPPEMMARGLTQDEDDDSATSASEAEGESLMLASRGSMPRIRGSFSAALSPSTSMDSMNGTSPARRKRSDAYALGFANTNQPPNIASATSFTSTTYNVPATTSVPKSFFDDGSTPPLTWSLLVTNMKRAIDRYREAVTNNARSEYVARAEDISDHLRLLLAAGSGTTDNHSGQPSIISTNKALYPHFRDMMSKFSKLVISSHIAAADWPNAESVQKCLQEADGVLGGVFSYVEVARQQRGEDIPRLFPGFVIGSTSGGSWQSNGLDFHDLMSPNFLDDEEGLTEPTAVLDGNLLERLDEHKRILVSSIRELEKNLTAPEKIISPQRHEAIANNVCFAGGKVVETFRPWIAMIESVDLSSLGNTFQTPQLEDFSINKQSLYDNIADLMLSCQAVAGPLADEWSEVRGEPLESRLDYVRQCARALETNSSHTGFSLQLLSEQVLINMQQQQAKARQPPRGQLQRGETMPYDRPHQRSDSRTAPVRPPLITTQSYSEGDAPPGFSRKGDYSKVKKIFGEDPSPQLQPDEDTPEFLLLDHENDLSWDAKATTPTVKGGSLLALVEQLTRHDKLDSSFNNTFLLTYRSFTSARELFEMLVQRFGIQPPEGLTQQDYELWRDRKQKLIRFRVVNILKSWFDSFWMEEFNDESKTLIRDVYTFARDTVKSTETPGSGPLMAILDQRLSGKEAGARRMIQTLNQSTPTPIIPKNMRKLKFLDIDVTEFARQLTIIESRLYSKIKATECLNKTWQKKVADGDPDAAPNVKALILHSNQMTNWVAEMILNQMDVKKRVVVIKHFVAVADKCRGLNNFSTLTSIISALGTAPIARLKRTWDQVPQRTSVVLETMRRLMASTKNFGEYREALHVANPPCIPFFGVYLTDLTFIEDGIPSVIKKTNLINFAKRAKTAEVIRDIQQYQNVGYSLQPVPELHDYIVSNMQAAGDVHEMYDKSLQIEPREREDEKIVRVLAESGFL; this is translated from the exons ATGGACGGCGTCGTGGGAACTGCGCCGCCCGGCAGCATGTACGTCCGTGCTCTCTACGACTACGAGGCCGACGACAGGACCAGTCTCAGCTTCCACGAGGGCGACATCATCCAGGTCATCACCCAGCTCGAGAGCGGCTGGTGGGACGGCGTCATCAATGGAGTGCGCGGCTGGTTCCCCAGCAATTACTGCCAGGCCATCACTAGCCCCGACGAGTTTCCCGACATGGGCCAAAACGGCCATGTCAACCACCACATGGAGGAcgaaatggaagaaaacgAACTTTACGAAGACAGTGCCGACCAGGACGAGGACTCCGAGGGCGAAGGCTTTGGCAGCCTGCCGCTCGAGGGCACCGACATGGGCGGCGACAAGTCTCGCGCCGACTTTTGGATCCCGCAGGCCACGCCAGATGGCCGCCTCTTCTACTACAACATGATGACGGGCGATCGCAGCATGGAGCTGCCGCTGGAATCGCCCGTGTCCTCGGCCGAGACCGGCCCCAGGGACCGTATGAACGTTGCCATGCCCGAGAAGACACGGCCGCCGCCAGAAATGATGGCGCGTGGGCTAACccaggacgaggacgacgactcGGCGACTTCAGCTTCAGAGGCTGAAGGCGAATCTCTGATGCTCGCGTCCAGAGGGTCTATG CCTCGCATTCGAGGCTCATTCAGTGCCGCCCTCTCCCCGTCAACATCAATGGACTCGATGAATGGCACTTCTCCCGCTCGGCGCAAGAGAAGCGATGCATACGCCCTCGGATTCGCCAACACCAACCAACCACCAAACATTGCATCGGCCACATCATTCACCAGCACCACCTACAACGTGCCGGCCACCACCAGCGTGCCCAAGTCTTTCTTCGATGATGGATCCACGCCACCCCTTACCTGGAGTCTCCTCGTCACCAACATGAAGCGCGCCATCGACCGATATCGCGAGGCCGTCACCAACAACGCCCGCTCCGAATACGTGGCCAGGGCCGAAGATATTTCCGACCACCTCAGACTACTTCTTGCCGCCGGCTCAGGGACCACGGACAACCATTCTGGCCAgccttccatcatctccaccaaCAAGGCACTCTACCCCCACTTCCGAGATATGATGTCCAAGTTTTCCAAGTTGGTTATTTCTTCACacattgctgccgccgatTGGCCCAATGCGGAATCCGTTCAAAAGTGCCTCCAGGAGGCCGACGGCGTGTTGGGTGGCGTCTTCAGCTACGTTGAAGTTGCCAGGCaacagagaggagaggacaTCCCCCGACTTTTCCCTGGCTTTGTCATTGGCAGCACCTCAGGTGGGAGCTGGCAGAGCAACGGACTAGATTTCCATGATCTGATGTCCCCCAACTTCcttgacgatgaggagggtCTCACCGAGCCCACCGCAGTCCTCGATGGTAATCTCCTCGAAAGGTTAGATGAGCACAAGAGAATTCTCGTGTCTAGTATTCGAGAGCTAGAAAAGAACCTGACAGCTCCTGAAAAAATCATCTCACCTCAGCGACACGAGGCCATTGCTAACAATGTCTGCTTTGCCGGTGGCAAGGTTGTAGAGACGTTTAGGCCGTGGATTGCCATGATTGAGTCCGTCGACCTGTCATCTTTGGGCAATACATTCCAGACGCCGCAGCTGGAAGACTTTAGCATCAACAAGCAATCGCTGTACGACAACATTGCCGACCTCATGCTAAGCTGCCAAGCCGTCGCCGGACCCCTGGCGGACGAATGGTCAGAAGTTCGGGGAGAGCCTCTCGAGAGCCGTCTCGACTATGTTCGCCAATGCGCGAGAGCACTCGAGACAAACTCGTCGCACACTGGATTCTCCCTACAGCTGCTTTCAGAGCAGGTCCTAATCaacatgcagcagcagcaagcaaagGCTCGTCAACCACCGCGGGGCCAGCTCCAGCGAGGAGAGACTATGCCTTACGACAGACCTCATCAACGATCGGACTCAAGGACCGCACCAGTCCGACCGCCACTCATCACCACCCAGTCATACTCCGAGGGCGATGCACCCCCCGGATTCTCCAGAAAGGGCGACTACtccaaggtcaagaagatcTTTGGAGAAGACCCGTCACCACAGCTTCAGCCGGACGAGGACACGCCCGAGTTCCTGCTCCTGGACCACGAAAACGACCTGTCTTGGGATGCAAAGGCAACCACGCCCACAGTCAAGGGAGGATCCCTCTTGGCACTGGTCGAGCAGCTCACGCGCCATGATAAACTTGATTCGAGTTTTAACAACACCTTCCTCTTGACTTATCGATCCTTCACATCAGCACGCGAGCTCTTTGAGATGCTGGTTCAACGGTTCGGCATACAGCCTCCGGAGGGCCTCACACAACAAGACTATGAGTTGTGGCGAGACcgcaagcagaagctcatcCGATTCAGAGTGGTCAACATTCTCAAGAGTTGGTTCGACAGTTTCTGGATGGAAGAGTTCAACGACGAGTCCAAAACTCTGATACGCGACGTGTACACGTTTGCGAGAGACACTGTCAAGTCGACTGAGACACCAGGTTCAGGGCCGCTGATGGCGATCCTTGACCAGAGGCTCAGCGGCAAGGAGGCTGGCGCCAGGCGCATGATTCAAACCCTGAACCAGAGCACGCCAACGCCCATCATTCCAAAGAATATGAGAAAACTCAAGTTCCTGGACATTGACGTGACAGAGTTTGCTCGCCAGCTGACAATCATCGAGTCTCGGTTGTActccaagatcaaggccacTGAGTGCTTGAATAAGACGTGGCAGAAAAAGGTTGCAGACGGCGACCCTGACGCGGCTCCGAATGTCAAGGCTCTGATTTTGCACTCTAACCAGATGACCAACTGGGTGGCGGAGATGATTCTAAACCAGATGGATGTCAAGAAGCGAGTTGTGGTGATTAAGCactttgttgctgttgccgAC AAATGCCGAGGCCTCAATAACTTTTCCACGTTgacatccatcatctcagcTTTGGGCACGGCGCCTATTGCGCGTTTGAAGCGAACCTGGGATCAAGTCCCTCAGCGAACAAGCGTTGTTCTGGAAACGATGCGTCGACTTATGGCTAGCACCAAGAACTTTGGCGAGTACCGCGAGGCGCTTCACGTTGCCAACCCGCCGTGTATCCCCTTTTTTG GTGTTTACTTGACCGATCTCACCTTTATTGAGGACGGTATACCCTCGGTGATTAAGAAGACCAACTTAATCAACTTTGCCAAGAGAGCAAAGACAGCCGAAGTCATCCGCGACATTCAGCAATACCAGAATGTGGGATACTCTTTGCAGCCAGTCCCTGAGCTGCACGATTACATAGTGAGCAACATGCAAGCTGCAGGAGACGTACATGAGATGTACGACAAGAGTTTGCAGATTGAACCACGCGAGCGTGAAGACGAGAAGATTGTCAG GGTGCTTGCTGAATCTGGCTTTTTGTGA